A window of Candidatus Bathyarchaeota archaeon contains these coding sequences:
- a CDS encoding nickel-dependent hydrogenase large subunit: protein MTLWFYVKTADDPKVVGETVCEFNYTEGKHPEDKYSWIMEVGRNEPGYWEIRGKYAALKDLTEIAVVYRIGDTVVLSEIDDDLAPNFADPLITKYGFENVRWLVVPVLK, encoded by the coding sequence ATGACACTTTGGTTTTACGTTAAAACAGCTGACGACCCTAAAGTGGTCGGTGAAACCGTCTGCGAATTTAACTACACAGAGGGCAAACACCCCGAAGATAAGTATTCATGGATTATGGAGGTTGGCCGCAATGAGCCGGGGTATTGGGAAATCCGAGGCAAATACGCAGCCCTAAAAGACCTCACCGAAATCGCAGTCGTCTACCGCATCGGCGACACGGTGGTGCTCTCGGAGATTGATGACGATTTGGCTCCGAACTTCGCTGATCCATTGATTACCAAGTATGGGTTTGAGAATGTTAGGTGGCTTGTGGTTCCAGTTTTAAAGTAG
- a CDS encoding DNA-directed RNA polymerase, which produces MFKLITLQDTIRIPPETFGNPLEKVGREQVKQKYEGVVDEELGYVIAVTGIEVSPIGKIIPGDGATYHKVTFSLLTFYPIIQEVVEGDVVEIADFGAFVRIGPVDALLHVSQLMDDYISYDEKQGVLLGKESKRKLSAGDQVRARITAVSMGRAGSSGKIGITARQPFLGKLDWLKEDQTKGAEKKPEAPAKEHKEK; this is translated from the coding sequence ATGTTCAAACTGATTACTCTTCAAGACACTATCCGCATCCCGCCCGAAACGTTCGGTAACCCCTTGGAGAAAGTGGGCCGCGAACAGGTTAAACAGAAATACGAGGGCGTTGTGGATGAAGAATTAGGCTACGTCATCGCCGTAACAGGCATAGAAGTTAGCCCCATCGGCAAAATTATTCCAGGCGACGGAGCAACATACCATAAAGTAACCTTTTCCCTGCTCACATTCTACCCCATCATACAGGAAGTCGTTGAAGGCGACGTTGTGGAAATCGCTGACTTCGGCGCATTCGTCCGCATCGGACCAGTCGACGCACTACTCCACGTATCACAATTGATGGATGACTACATCAGCTACGACGAAAAACAAGGCGTATTGCTGGGTAAGGAATCTAAGCGTAAACTCAGCGCAGGCGACCAAGTCCGCGCCCGTATAACTGCCGTCTCGATGGGTCGCGCAGGCAGCAGCGGCAAAATAGGCATAACCGCAAGGCAACCCTTCCTAGGCAAACTTGACTGGCTCAAAGAAGACCAAACTAAAGGCGCAGAAAAGAAGCCTGAAGCCCCCGCAAAGGAGCATAAGGAGAAGTAG
- a CDS encoding DUF359 domain-containing protein: MKVEYTLTPRLRVFLKEPFGTLIEGPPKETMRKLKDLITQEKPPCVVSVGDVVSINMHQSGIHPQLTVIDYISLRDQPLPKQAPVEKTVTVKNPQGTLSDEAISAIKSALEANIHTHIVVEGEEDLLTLIAVLYAPENSFVIYGQPYMGIVVVKASPQKKEEVKVFLKEMKASKS; the protein is encoded by the coding sequence ATGAAGGTAGAGTACACTCTAACACCGAGGTTACGTGTCTTCTTAAAAGAACCCTTCGGCACCCTAATTGAGGGTCCACCGAAAGAAACCATGCGTAAACTAAAAGACCTAATAACTCAAGAAAAGCCGCCATGTGTGGTTTCCGTCGGCGACGTCGTCTCTATAAACATGCATCAAAGCGGCATACACCCCCAGTTGACGGTTATCGACTACATTTCTCTGCGCGATCAACCCCTGCCAAAACAAGCACCAGTAGAAAAAACCGTGACCGTAAAGAACCCGCAGGGAACCCTAAGCGACGAAGCCATCTCCGCCATCAAATCCGCGTTGGAAGCCAACATCCATACCCACATCGTGGTGGAAGGCGAAGAGGACTTGTTGACCCTCATAGCGGTTTTGTATGCGCCAGAAAACTCGTTTGTCATCTATGGGCAGCCATATATGGGTATAGTTGTGGTAAAAGCATCTCCTCAGAAGAAAGAAGAGGTAAAAGTGTTCCTAAAAGAGATGAAAGCTTCGAAAAGCTAA
- a CDS encoding DNA-directed RNA polymerase, subunit E'' translates to MSEKACTNCHFITKENVCPKCRSTSFSEDYSGLVVMFDPAHSAIAKSMNIKEKGRYALKVR, encoded by the coding sequence ATGAGCGAAAAAGCATGCACCAACTGTCACTTCATAACCAAAGAAAATGTTTGCCCAAAATGCAGGTCTACCAGTTTTAGCGAGGACTACAGCGGTTTAGTGGTCATGTTTGACCCCGCCCATAGCGCCATCGCGAAATCCATGAACATTAAAGAGAAAGGCAGATACGCGCTTAAAGTGCGTTAA
- a CDS encoding 50S ribosomal protein L21e — MKGSKGYYSGTRSLLRKPVRARGKPKISKLLHEYAAGDEVIIKMDSSTQKSMPHKRFHGKIGHIVEKRGRGYVISVPQGEARKTIIVRSEHMEPYTGQ, encoded by the coding sequence ATGAAAGGTTCAAAAGGCTATTACTCGGGCACACGCAGTCTTCTGCGCAAACCAGTCCGTGCCAGAGGTAAACCCAAAATCAGCAAGTTGCTCCACGAGTACGCTGCAGGCGACGAAGTCATCATAAAGATGGATTCTAGCACACAGAAGAGTATGCCTCACAAACGTTTCCACGGCAAAATCGGCCACATCGTAGAGAAACGTGGCAGAGGATACGTTATCAGTGTACCTCAGGGTGAAGCTAGAAAAACCATAATCGTCCGCTCAGAGCACATGGAACCATACACTGGTCAGTGA
- a CDS encoding winged helix-turn-helix domain-containing protein: MNSEALSSKPDLYVVARIIKALKKKNKVNKTALATCTELSYDKLVKYLDWMSKKGFVVVDDNGSVSLTEAGAEVYDELVQWILKHVGQLKFPRLRAST; the protein is encoded by the coding sequence ATGAACTCAGAAGCGCTGAGCTCTAAACCTGACCTCTACGTCGTTGCCCGAATCATAAAGGCATTGAAGAAAAAGAATAAAGTAAACAAAACTGCGCTAGCCACATGCACAGAGTTGTCATACGACAAGTTGGTAAAGTATTTGGATTGGATGTCAAAAAAGGGGTTTGTGGTGGTTGACGATAACGGTTCGGTGTCTTTAACAGAGGCAGGGGCAGAAGTTTACGATGAACTTGTGCAGTGGATACTTAAGCATGTGGGACAACTAAAGTTTCCGCGGCTTCGAGCATCAACATAG
- the rps24e gene encoding 30S ribosomal protein S24e has translation MQIKIETTKENPLLKRTEVAFTIVQGPKEKTPARLEVKKAVAAEMKVGEEVVYVKRMRTKTGTSITQGVANVYQTVAQAKLVEPEHIQKRNTPAKAKEEATA, from the coding sequence ATGCAAATAAAAATAGAAACCACCAAGGAAAACCCGCTGCTCAAAAGGACCGAAGTAGCTTTCACGATCGTTCAAGGTCCAAAAGAGAAAACACCTGCACGCTTAGAAGTCAAGAAAGCGGTCGCAGCAGAAATGAAAGTCGGCGAAGAAGTCGTATACGTTAAACGTATGCGCACCAAAACAGGAACCAGCATCACACAGGGAGTTGCTAACGTTTACCAAACTGTTGCTCAAGCTAAACTAGTTGAGCCAGAACACATCCAAAAAAGAAACACTCCAGCTAAAGCTAAAGAAGAGGCGACCGCATAA
- the rsmA gene encoding 16S rRNA (adenine(1518)-N(6)/adenine(1519)-N(6))-dimethyltransferase RsmA — MSHEAIQQLLLSHKISPNKLLGQNFMVEPAFYPKLAQYAALSPSDVVLDAGAGFGFLTRFLSERCKAVVAAEKDREVAAVLREQVKGYGNVTLVEGDVLKAKMPPFNKVIAIPPYYLSSQLVMWVLERSVDCAVMILQREFCERLVAKVGSEEYGWLTVVVQHQAEAKLLDPVPKDMFIPPPEVDSVILSLKPWATKPFEVKNQSAFIQLTKWLFTQRNKKLAKALTPYIRSHLKLSKHDAETIATNMPFHDKRVRELSPKDFGAITNALPN; from the coding sequence ATGAGCCATGAAGCCATCCAACAACTACTTTTAAGCCACAAGATTAGCCCAAACAAGCTTTTGGGCCAAAACTTCATGGTCGAACCCGCCTTCTACCCCAAACTCGCCCAATACGCAGCGCTAAGCCCATCTGATGTGGTGTTGGATGCTGGGGCAGGTTTTGGGTTTTTAACTCGGTTTCTTTCTGAGCGATGTAAAGCGGTGGTGGCTGCCGAAAAAGACAGAGAGGTGGCGGCGGTGCTCAGAGAACAAGTCAAAGGTTACGGTAACGTTACCTTGGTTGAGGGCGACGTATTGAAAGCCAAGATGCCACCGTTTAACAAGGTCATTGCTATTCCACCGTATTATTTGTCTTCTCAACTGGTTATGTGGGTGCTGGAGCGAAGTGTAGATTGTGCGGTGATGATTTTGCAGAGGGAATTCTGCGAACGCCTCGTTGCGAAAGTGGGCAGCGAAGAGTACGGATGGTTAACTGTTGTGGTGCAGCATCAAGCAGAAGCAAAACTCTTAGACCCCGTGCCTAAAGACATGTTCATCCCCCCGCCCGAAGTGGACTCTGTAATTTTAAGCCTAAAACCATGGGCCACCAAACCCTTCGAAGTCAAAAACCAATCTGCCTTTATCCAGCTAACCAAATGGCTCTTCACCCAACGCAACAAAAAACTCGCCAAAGCCCTCACCCCATACATACGCAGCCACCTCAAACTAAGCAAGCACGACGCCGAAACCATCGCAACTAACATGCCTTTCCATGATAAACGTGTCCGAGAGTTGTCGCCTAAAGATTTCGGAGCAATCACCAATGCCCTCCCCAACTAA
- a CDS encoding DNA-binding protein: MTASPKNQPLKVILDSNAFFVPLEFKMDIFEELKRLLGRNLEFILLSPVKAELEVLAAGDEPKLRRQANFALRLAEKCRLVAVEGRGEATDDAIVRVAQSWGVPVFTNDRILKQRLRDISVPVIYLRQKSRLDIDGLIS; the protein is encoded by the coding sequence ATTCCAACGCGTTTTTTGTACCCTTAGAGTTCAAAATGGACATATTCGAAGAACTCAAAAGGCTACTGGGAAGGAACCTAGAGTTTATTCTGCTCTCGCCTGTGAAGGCTGAATTGGAGGTTTTGGCAGCGGGGGATGAGCCGAAACTCCGTCGACAAGCCAATTTTGCGCTGCGGCTAGCTGAGAAGTGCAGGTTGGTGGCTGTGGAGGGCCGCGGCGAAGCAACTGACGACGCTATTGTGCGTGTCGCCCAAAGCTGGGGGGTGCCTGTGTTTACGAATGACAGAATTCTAAAGCAGAGGCTAAGAGATATAAGTGTGCCAGTGATTTATCTGAGACAAAAATCGCGTCTAGACATTGACGGGTTGATATCGTAG
- a CDS encoding RNA polymerase Rpb4, with amino-acid sequence MSKREVSENRLTLPQVKKVLDSIGEENLDQFQRRTLDYVNKFSKADAEKAEQLLQKLVKEYELDEAEAVQIINCMPETVDELRVFLAGGKKIIEAQKLKEIVELLNETRLLK; translated from the coding sequence ATGAGCAAGAGAGAAGTAAGCGAAAACCGCCTAACACTGCCCCAAGTTAAAAAAGTACTGGACAGTATAGGCGAAGAAAACCTCGACCAATTCCAACGCCGCACACTCGACTACGTCAACAAATTCAGCAAAGCAGACGCCGAAAAAGCTGAACAACTCTTGCAGAAACTTGTCAAAGAATACGAACTCGACGAAGCTGAAGCAGTCCAAATCATAAACTGTATGCCTGAAACCGTGGATGAACTGCGCGTTTTCTTGGCTGGCGGTAAAAAAATCATCGAAGCTCAGAAACTAAAGGAAATCGTTGAGCTTTTAAACGAAACTCGCCTGCTCAAGTAG
- a CDS encoding 30S ribosomal protein S27ae, protein MAPAPKKEEPAAAATEAAAPAKKAEKGKKPKKHKEEKGVKAMYKVEGDKLSRARPTCERCGPGYFMADHHSRYTCGHCGLTRFKQK, encoded by the coding sequence ATGGCACCAGCACCAAAGAAAGAAGAACCAGCAGCAGCGGCAACCGAAGCAGCCGCGCCAGCAAAGAAAGCAGAAAAAGGCAAAAAACCCAAAAAACACAAAGAAGAAAAAGGCGTCAAAGCCATGTACAAAGTCGAAGGCGACAAACTTTCTCGCGCACGCCCAACCTGCGAACGCTGTGGCCCCGGCTACTTCATGGCAGACCATCACAGCCGCTACACTTGCGGTCACTGCGGTTTAACGCGGTTTAAGCAGAAATAA
- a CDS encoding tRNA pseudouridine(54/55) synthase Pus10 — MDVLEKAYELLSKYPLCDHCLGRQFALLGYSMENNVRGAALKVSLTMQANELATQEKDAEGIKRLKVLASNGFCVTAQETLKHLKKRVPKQEADAKCYLCEGKFEHVDSLVEKAQKALEGYQFATFLVGIELPIQVEEREDEFKGAFNITHGESMRHEFGRVLGKALAKATGKEAEYLTPEVVPVIAPFEEKIRVQVNPLFVGGRYRKLVRDIPQSEWFCSCRGKGCEKCGGTGKLYPESVEAYTSKPILEASGGKESFFHASGREDIDARMLGSGRPFIVEVSKPKKRVFDLKEIEAKINANGVGKVEVSELHFASKDDVRHLKKGESAQKEYRLLAEFEKDLTDEDLKLLEEKLTGALIKQQTPLRVVHRRADIVRERYIYKLEVKKVTLKKALLYIKCQGGLYVKELVSGDEGRTVPNVSALLNNPAKTLKLDVLNVIME; from the coding sequence ATGGATGTTTTAGAGAAAGCTTACGAGTTACTCAGTAAATACCCGCTTTGCGACCACTGCTTGGGCAGACAATTCGCCCTTTTAGGCTACAGCATGGAAAACAACGTGCGTGGAGCGGCGCTCAAGGTTAGTTTAACCATGCAAGCCAACGAGTTAGCCACCCAAGAAAAAGACGCGGAGGGCATAAAGCGGCTCAAAGTTTTGGCGAGCAACGGTTTCTGCGTCACCGCCCAAGAGACGCTCAAGCACCTAAAAAAGCGGGTGCCTAAACAGGAAGCCGACGCCAAATGCTATCTCTGTGAAGGCAAGTTTGAACATGTTGATAGTTTAGTCGAGAAAGCCCAAAAAGCGCTGGAAGGCTACCAATTCGCCACTTTCCTTGTAGGCATCGAGTTGCCCATCCAAGTTGAAGAGCGGGAAGACGAATTCAAAGGCGCCTTTAACATAACACACGGTGAAAGTATGCGCCACGAATTCGGCAGAGTCCTCGGCAAAGCCCTCGCTAAAGCTACAGGTAAAGAAGCCGAATACCTCACTCCAGAAGTTGTTCCCGTAATCGCGCCCTTCGAGGAAAAAATCCGAGTCCAAGTTAACCCCCTCTTTGTAGGTGGCAGATACCGCAAGCTAGTGCGAGACATTCCACAGTCAGAGTGGTTCTGTAGCTGTCGGGGAAAAGGCTGCGAGAAATGCGGCGGCACAGGTAAACTTTATCCTGAGTCGGTTGAAGCCTACACTTCTAAGCCGATTCTTGAAGCCTCAGGCGGCAAAGAATCTTTTTTCCATGCTTCTGGCAGAGAAGACATAGATGCTCGCATGTTGGGTTCTGGGAGACCGTTCATCGTCGAGGTTTCGAAACCTAAAAAACGCGTCTTTGACCTAAAAGAGATCGAAGCCAAAATCAACGCCAACGGCGTCGGTAAAGTGGAAGTGTCGGAGCTACATTTTGCCTCCAAAGATGATGTACGTCACCTCAAGAAAGGGGAAAGTGCACAGAAAGAGTACCGGTTACTGGCTGAGTTCGAAAAAGACCTAACCGACGAAGACCTCAAATTACTGGAGGAAAAACTAACAGGCGCATTGATTAAGCAGCAGACGCCACTGCGGGTTGTGCATCGACGCGCCGATATTGTGCGGGAAAGGTACATATATAAGCTTGAAGTTAAGAAGGTGACGCTTAAGAAAGCTCTCCTCTATATCAAATGTCAAGGGGGGCTTTACGTTAAAGAATTGGTGTCTGGAGATGAAGGACGTACAGTACCCAACGTGTCGGCTTTGCTTAATAACCCAGCGAAGACGCTTAAGCTTGACGTTCTCAACGTAATAATGGAATAG
- a CDS encoding PQQ-binding-like beta-propeller repeat protein, with protein MKIKTNLKTKASITLILLLTITLPLFAITPTECQTSAGKSTTHAMLTVNPNPVGVGQKALIVMWAGMLLPNAAVTNDIRFHDYSLTITKPDGKTETMKWAIVEDTTSTQYTTYVPDQVGTYTLNFSYPDQVYTWNATAAMRTWTNHVFLGASKTVTLIVQEEQLPEPISSYPLPTEYWTRPIEGQNTDWWSISSHWLGSDHPLHYNLVAADAMYQPDGAAPNSPHVMWTKRIDEGGVVGGSLTGIEGEMYYSGSAYQPRFYNPIIMNGLLFYAVPSQNSMSGGGYMCVDLQTGEEIWFNPKIGVESDWPIPSFGYLYTAHTENQHGAIPNGVLFSSNFAVAYEPWTGQRLFNVTGVPSGMAAVGPQGEILRYQINIASRWLAQWNSSRLWSTASSGWVPDWNTTNGWVNASTSARYDWNVSIPTSIPTSTSPFKAICDDILLGSTTFTSFSGIGTPNPYTMWAISLKPESRGQLLWLKQYDAPPENITRMLRAVDPVNRVIIMLDKETFQYLGYNMDNGNYMWTTAVPEGISDFAYFDSTHGSVFCTVDHGVLYNSGFGGVLYAYDTKTGKLLWTYGNGGEGNSTFSGLQTPWGNYPQFISNTADGKVFLFSGEHSPNTPLYKGLRVRAVNATTGEEIWTLLGSMGYPPRQWYPVADGFIAYHNMYDGQIYCIGKGPSATTVEAPMTAATLGQSVVIRGTVMDIAAGTKQKEQAARFPNGVPAVSDASQGVWMEYVYMQKPRPTNVTGVTVELNVVDANGNYRSIGTTTTNADGFFSLNWKPDIEGKYTVYASFAGSESYWPSHAVTAFAVDPAPATPTPQPTQPPSMADLYFVPSIVGVIVAIIAVGAVLALLLLRKRP; from the coding sequence ATGAAAATCAAAACCAATCTGAAAACAAAAGCATCTATAACTTTGATTCTACTGTTGACAATTACCCTCCCACTTTTCGCTATAACTCCAACTGAATGCCAAACATCTGCAGGGAAATCAACTACACATGCCATGCTTACAGTTAACCCCAACCCTGTAGGCGTCGGTCAAAAAGCACTCATTGTAATGTGGGCAGGTATGCTGTTGCCAAACGCAGCCGTAACCAACGACATACGCTTCCACGACTACAGCCTTACTATCACCAAGCCTGATGGAAAAACAGAAACAATGAAATGGGCTATCGTTGAAGACACGACATCAACACAATACACAACCTACGTACCCGATCAAGTCGGCACATACACTTTAAACTTCAGCTATCCAGATCAAGTGTACACTTGGAATGCCACAGCGGCGATGAGAACCTGGACAAACCATGTCTTTCTCGGAGCAAGCAAAACAGTCACTCTCATAGTACAGGAAGAACAGCTACCTGAACCAATAAGCAGCTACCCCCTTCCAACCGAGTACTGGACGCGCCCAATCGAAGGACAGAACACTGACTGGTGGTCTATTTCGTCACACTGGCTTGGCAGTGACCACCCACTGCATTATAATCTAGTGGCGGCAGACGCGATGTACCAGCCAGACGGCGCCGCTCCTAACAGCCCACACGTAATGTGGACTAAACGTATTGATGAAGGAGGCGTTGTCGGAGGCAGCTTAACTGGCATCGAAGGCGAAATGTACTACAGCGGTTCAGCATACCAACCAAGATTCTACAACCCGATAATAATGAATGGTTTACTCTTCTATGCGGTTCCATCCCAGAACTCTATGTCAGGAGGCGGATACATGTGCGTTGATTTACAAACTGGCGAAGAAATATGGTTCAACCCGAAAATAGGCGTTGAAAGCGATTGGCCTATTCCCTCCTTTGGATATCTCTATACTGCCCATACCGAGAACCAACATGGCGCAATCCCTAATGGTGTTTTGTTCTCAAGCAACTTTGCAGTCGCATATGAACCATGGACAGGACAACGTCTCTTCAACGTAACTGGTGTACCTTCAGGCATGGCTGCAGTTGGACCACAAGGCGAAATACTACGCTACCAAATAAACATTGCAAGCAGATGGCTGGCTCAATGGAACTCTTCACGGCTATGGTCCACAGCTTCAAGCGGCTGGGTACCTGACTGGAACACAACCAACGGCTGGGTAAACGCTAGCACAAGTGCACGTTATGACTGGAACGTGTCCATACCAACGTCTATACCCACAAGCACCTCTCCATTTAAAGCAATTTGTGACGATATACTGCTTGGTTCTACCACGTTTACAAGCTTTTCAGGCATCGGAACTCCAAACCCCTATACTATGTGGGCTATCAGTCTGAAGCCGGAATCCCGAGGACAACTGCTTTGGCTAAAACAATACGATGCACCACCAGAAAATATCACCCGAATGTTACGCGCAGTTGACCCTGTTAATCGCGTCATCATTATGCTGGACAAAGAGACCTTCCAATATCTAGGCTACAACATGGACAACGGAAACTATATGTGGACAACAGCCGTGCCTGAAGGCATTTCTGACTTTGCATACTTTGACTCAACGCATGGCTCAGTATTCTGCACAGTCGACCACGGTGTTCTATACAATAGCGGCTTTGGCGGAGTACTATACGCCTACGACACGAAAACAGGTAAACTACTATGGACTTACGGTAACGGCGGCGAAGGCAACAGTACATTCAGTGGTCTGCAAACACCTTGGGGTAACTATCCACAATTCATATCAAACACAGCCGACGGCAAAGTCTTTCTGTTCAGTGGCGAACACTCTCCCAACACTCCACTATACAAAGGCTTACGGGTAAGGGCTGTTAACGCTACTACAGGCGAAGAAATCTGGACTCTACTCGGATCAATGGGCTATCCTCCACGTCAATGGTATCCTGTTGCAGACGGCTTTATTGCATACCATAACATGTACGATGGACAAATCTACTGCATAGGCAAAGGACCCAGCGCAACAACCGTAGAAGCACCCATGACAGCGGCCACACTAGGCCAAAGTGTTGTCATCAGAGGAACCGTAATGGACATAGCAGCAGGCACAAAACAAAAAGAGCAGGCAGCACGCTTCCCCAATGGTGTCCCCGCAGTCTCTGACGCAAGCCAAGGCGTATGGATGGAATACGTCTACATGCAGAAACCGCGTCCAACCAACGTCACTGGAGTTACTGTTGAGTTAAACGTTGTTGACGCTAACGGTAACTACCGATCAATCGGAACAACCACTACAAACGCAGACGGCTTCTTTAGCTTAAACTGGAAACCCGACATAGAAGGCAAATACACTGTTTATGCTTCATTTGCTGGAAGTGAATCCTACTGGCCATCACATGCAGTAACCGCGTTCGCAGTCGACCCCGCACCAGCAACCCCAACACCGCAACCAACCCAACCACCCTCCATGGCTGACCTGTACTTCGTACCCAGCATAGTGGGCGTTATCGTAGCAATCATCGCTGTCGGCGCAGTCCTCGCACTATTACTGCTCAGAAAACGACCATAA
- a CDS encoding class I SAM-dependent methyltransferase, whose protein sequence is MPSPTKRVHFDGFFFDVSDDVYEPAEDSFLFAENLKVALGELVLDLGTGSGILAVLAAQKARSVVAVDLNPYAVRCAKANAKLNGTQNIDFYQGDLFTAIRDGAKFDLVLFNAPYLPSEDGEAESWIGRSWAGGADGRLVVDRFISAVGAYLAPDGRVLLMQSTLTGVQATMQNFAKNGLKAEVIAEQQLPFFETLTLIEAKPQT, encoded by the coding sequence ATGCCCTCCCCAACTAAACGTGTCCATTTCGACGGATTCTTTTTTGATGTATCTGACGACGTGTATGAGCCCGCGGAGGATTCTTTTCTCTTCGCAGAAAACCTCAAAGTTGCACTAGGCGAGTTGGTGTTGGATTTGGGCACTGGCTCAGGCATATTGGCGGTTTTGGCAGCACAAAAAGCCCGCAGTGTGGTTGCGGTGGATTTGAATCCTTACGCTGTCCGCTGCGCCAAAGCAAACGCCAAACTAAACGGAACCCAAAACATCGATTTCTACCAAGGCGACCTCTTCACCGCAATACGCGACGGCGCCAAATTTGATTTGGTGCTGTTTAATGCTCCTTATTTGCCTTCTGAGGACGGTGAGGCGGAGTCTTGGATTGGTCGGTCTTGGGCTGGCGGCGCGGATGGACGGTTGGTGGTGGATCGCTTCATCTCCGCCGTCGGTGCGTATCTCGCGCCAGATGGGCGAGTGCTTTTGATGCAGTCCACACTCACAGGCGTCCAAGCAACCATGCAAAACTTCGCCAAAAACGGCCTAAAAGCAGAGGTCATCGCCGAACAACAGTTACCCTTCTTTGAAACCTTAACCCTAATCGAAGCCAAACCCCAAACTTAG
- a CDS encoding DUF655 domain-containing protein: MEKRYEENAYVLDFLPHGKPGFRPTGRAGYHAGALIQCVGEEFFTVLEALVKEGLMLKPGDRVHVGKDSREEVTYIIGRIGFEELTAAAKAELPTVISKIVANREAWFVNFFNTARAITPRMHALELVPGIGKKYMWQVINERQRKPFESFEDLQKRTELPNPVKLITKRVLEELEGDSKYRLFTRAQ; the protein is encoded by the coding sequence ATGGAAAAACGCTACGAAGAAAACGCCTACGTACTAGACTTCCTTCCCCACGGTAAACCTGGTTTTCGCCCAACAGGCAGAGCAGGATACCATGCAGGCGCCTTGATTCAATGTGTCGGCGAAGAATTCTTCACCGTCTTGGAGGCGCTGGTTAAGGAGGGTTTGATGCTTAAGCCAGGTGACCGTGTGCATGTCGGCAAAGATAGCCGTGAAGAAGTTACCTACATCATCGGTCGCATCGGCTTCGAAGAGTTAACGGCAGCCGCCAAAGCAGAGTTACCGACGGTTATCAGTAAAATCGTAGCGAACCGTGAAGCGTGGTTTGTTAACTTCTTCAACACCGCACGCGCCATAACACCCAGAATGCATGCTCTCGAACTGGTGCCTGGTATCGGTAAAAAGTACATGTGGCAAGTCATCAACGAACGCCAACGTAAACCCTTTGAGAGTTTTGAAGACTTGCAGAAGCGCACAGAATTACCTAACCCAGTGAAACTTATCACTAAACGTGTTCTAGAAGAGTTGGAAGGCGACAGCAAGTACCGTCTGTTCACGCGTGCACAGTAA